GATGGCATCATATTGGGTGCGGGGTTGGTCTGTTGGCTGTTAGAGCTGAGCTATCGTGCGGAGTTCTTAGCTTGGCCATGTCCATGGGGGATAAGATCGACAACAGTTAGGTCATTTTGGGCTCAgataagagctattatacCTTCCCTATACGGAGTAGATCAGGAGTCTAAGCGAAGAGAAAAGGCTTGTAGAATTAGGGTATCTACCTGCAGTGTGCTCTCTTAGGGAAATGCATTTACTTCCTTGCAACCTCCCCGCATAATTAGGTCATTCCTCATGGGGTTTAATACGCCATTCAAAAACAAGCTTGATCGACACAACTTCGAACCTCGCCTAATTCCTACCAATGACCGCCTAGGATTGCTATTTGTCGCGCCGACGTGAAGAGGCGATGTAACACTGGCGAGTGGACGTCTTTGTCATCCCAACTTCCATCTACTTTCCAGAAGCCCGTTAGCAGACACATTGCTTACTAGCGTTGTTTCCATTAGAAGCGTTGTGCATTGCGAGAGGACCACCATACTGTAGTGTGTACAGCACCATGAGGCCCTGAAGTCGGCTAGCACACATATGGTAATCCGTAAGTCCCACGCACCCCGCAAGCCGAACAAGTACTTTCTTAGCCAATACTGTTCTGTCCTTCTATACATATTCCATTTCCACTATGATCTGACATCCTTGCGTGGTGATCGTCATTTCCCATTTGACCTGGCCTATCGGATTCGATAACATAAACACCCCGCCAGTGCACTAAGCGCATGGTCGATGCTCGACGGGCGCTATCTGAGTGATGAATCTCCAAGCTTGAGCAAGCGCTTGATCCGTGCTTCATCTCGCCTGCGGGAATTGTCAAAGCTCTGTTAGAATTATGACAAGTTGCAAACGACTAGGTTATGAGGGGATTTTGGTCTGGTAAGCATCATCTTCCCTGCATCTTACCCACTCCGAATCATCCGGTGATGCCGTACGGTACATACAACCCATCCGCCATATCCCCGACTGTGCGTGCATGGAACGTCCTGCGCTACGTTTCCAGAACAACCCTAGCTTTAGCTTATCAGACCCTAACTACTGTTGTTAGCATGCCCTCTCCACAGCTCTATTGCTTCAGGAAGTTGGTTTGGGCCCATGTACTCCTGACTCATAAGCACGTTCGGTTCCGGCTTTGGGGCCAAAGTGGTAGTACTCCGAGCTTGTGATGCCCTTCCCCTGGTCTAAGGAATGTGGTGCACAATCCGCCTTCAATGATCTTACTCATTGATCACACAGCATAGTTCAATGGCCGAGACTAAACATTACTCAGTATCTCCGGCATCTTTGCTTTTATCACCACATTGATTTCGGTCAGAGGATAAAAGCAATGGCATTGTTATGGAACCTTCTAGCCAAGTTGAGCGCGATCCTGCTCCCATAGGTGATCCTGGGGCCTGGAGCGTCATGAAGGCGCTCTGCCTAGAAGCCCAGCATTAGGGAACCCCTTTACGCGTGCCGGAGCACTAATTATAGAATCGCCAGCCCCCTCCAAATGCTCAACTGTCACGCTCACACTTTCACGACAGCATCTATCATGGAAAATCTCCCCGCCTGGCCTCGGCATTTGGTGTTGTATCTGACTGGCAGGTCTGCTGAACGGGAGCGGATAGTTTCGGTCCATTTTGTACCGACTTAGTTTGTCTAGTGCGGTTTTGAAGTCGTCTAGAACGATCGTATCGGTGAAACATTTGAAGATAAAAGCAAATTTCCAGAACGGATTGATATAGCCGATCGAGATGACAGGCGTTACGGAAAGAAGATCGACAACAATAAAGATGATACTGAGAGACATGCTCAACAGTAAAAGACCGAAACGAGGGGATATGCGGATGAGTTCCAGAGGCTTAAACTCGTAACGGTATTTTATGTTCCAGAAAAGGTTGATGGCGGTAAAGATCCACCAGGGATCGCTAATATGCATCAGTGGAGGTACTCAGTATTCGAAGTAGTGATTCTTACCGGCAGACGGCTTCAAGCGGTCGGGTTGAGGAGAAAAGATGGGTATTAGGAGTGTTGAAGTAGGTGAAGTTGGCATAGATCTCAAGGATCCAGTAGGGTTGAACTAGTATGATACTGCCAATATATATAGCATTGTTTCGCTTTGAGAGGAAGGGCTTGTTCTTCATCCAGGCGATGACGTTGTGCAGATTCcacgagatgatgaggaaaaTAACAGTCGAGGAAAGATACCATCCCCAGGTCGGCGGGTCgaaaaaggtaaagaaacCATTTGGCATCGCCAGAAGGAGCTTGAAAAATTTGTGAGATGATTGTTTATTGAATGCGATAccgatgaagatgctcaCCTCGATCAAGATAAGTTTATGTAACATGACACCGCGTCGCATATTAGCTAAGGTGATACCGATCATGATGATCAAAGCGCCAATCATACAGCCTTGCGACCAAGCTTCCAGGGTGAGTTTGGCCGGGCTCGAGGGCCATGCCGCAGGAACTGACATTGTGACACAGCAGGCTAAGACATGGATGAACAAGAGAGTGGTTCTGTGTGTACGGAGTAACCGAACGACAAGAAACGAGAGAGTCTCAGGGTGGAGACGAGACCGTGCATATTAATAGAGATCAACAGGACCCAAGCCATTTCTTTACCCCGCCTTTGCTGAACCGCTAGTTCCAGTGGGTGCAGGCCTAAGCAGGCTTGCTGGACGCTATTTTGCTCATCCCCACGCCACGGCTAGCCTGAGCTGGGGTCGCGGGGATGCTTAATGCAACACTACGGCGATGCAGTAGGGGGGCACGTACTGTTAGAGTGTTCTTCGTACAGTGCTTAGTTTTCGGGTGGCACGCTACGCAGGTCCTCGGGTCAACGGCAACGGCCAACGCTGTGAAGACTAAACTAGCCGATGAGCAGAGCAGCAAGCATTCGTCACACCACATCACAGAGCACAGGACGAATCAATCGGCGAAAGCTGGAGCCAAGTCACCGCCACTCGCGACTAAGCCAGGTCTGGAAAGTTGGGAGACGAAAACACCATCCCATGGCTAGCGAAAATCTCAAGCACAGACTTTATTGGACCTGGCCAATTGGGACTGTGCCAGTTCCCCGTCCAAGTCATTGCTAGATCATGTCCTGCTTCATCCTGATACCACCAGTCTTGACTCTGCCAATTTCAACAACGCATCCGGAGGTAATACACGAACACCTAGTAAATGCTCCCACAGGCCGCGTAGCTAAACGAAACCAACGTCAGGCTTCCTGTATCTGACACGACCTGAACGCCGCTGGCCCCTTGATTCGGGTATATCAGCCCCGATAACACTGCTACACCATCGTTGACGAATATCTCCACCGAATTCCAATCCACGTATATGGTCAGCTTGACCGTACTCCCTCCTGACGGATCCGGTGCTGTGCGCACGGTATCGTACACCTGCTTCGAGCCAGCAGCCATGGAATCCGTCGCGGAACCGTCTGAGTCTCTGACCAGAAAAGCCTGGGAATGCACAAAGTCATAGCCGACAGTCGTGCTAAAAGCCCCGTCTGATTTGATGACAAAGCGGACCTCGTTGCCCTTGTCGCCGCCATTCTTAGAAATCGTGGCGCGGATCATGTATGCCCCTTGCTCCATGCCGCTGGGGAGGGATGCGGAAGCAGGATCTGTTGTTATGGTCTTGTCGCTCACGGACATGGGAGATGCGAGAATTTCTTCATACCCTCCTATTGGGATGCTGACCAAGGTGGGAGAAccgttgatggtcttgagctCAACCTCCCGGACCAAACTGTCCTGGCCCGCGAAATCCGCGTAATATGGGAGCGAAGCTGCGTAATCCCAGTTATTCATCCAGGCAATGGCATAGCGGCTGCCGTATCTGTCAGTAGGATTTTCCCAGCTGACTGCGGCGTAGAAATCAGGTCCgtcatccatccattgcgGAAAGCTTTCTGTAGCCGTAAAGCGGTTACCGTCCCAATTCCCGATCCAATATGCAGTACCCGTCGTCCTGTTGTAGCGATAGCCATTAGCGCCTAAGGCGAGAATCCAGGTGCGCTTTGTGCTGTCTCCGTCTAGGTCGATCTGGTATAGATCTGGGCATTCGAGGGTCTCCAGGTCTACGCCAGCGTTCTCAGGCCTAAACTCGGATATATACGCCCAGGTCTTCAGATCTGCAGAGGTGTAGAAACCAATCTTGTCACCCTCTGCGAGAGACATGACCCAATGCCCTTCTTTGGCATCCCAGAAGATCTTGGGATCTCGAAACGCAGGTTTTGTAGTAGGGCTTGGGTTTGGCATTACGGGATTCCCTTCATAAGGGACAAAATTGTGCCCGTTGTCGGTGGAATAGAAAAGAGATTGCTGTTGCAACCCATCTGCCATTTGTGTAACAATGGCCACGACGGCATTCCGGCCAAAGCCAGCCGTGTTGTTTGTGTCGACCACGGCGCTGCCGGTCTCGATGTCACCGAGTACAATGCCACTCGGAGGGTTCGGTTTGTACTTCTCAATCGCTACGCCCCGACGAGTCCAGTGGATCATGTCGGTGCTTGTGATATGATACCACTCTGTTCCCCCTGAACCGGGGTTTGAGCTATCGAAGTTGGAGTTGTATAGATAGTAGAGATGCCACTCGTCACCTAGGAAGAACGGACGTTGGGGATCATTcatccacttcttctcaggCGTGATGTGATAGCTGGGTCGGGTGTTGGTGGTAGCAAGTGGTACTGCACTGACATACAAGATGAATAAGAGGACTGGAAAGAGACGAAACGCTAGCGTCCGCGGGACAAGTGCGAGAAATCTCAGCATGGTAACGAAGAGAGTACGAGGGTTTAGATTGTGATACTAGCTGACAAAGCAAATAATGTGAATGTCCTCATTGTTCATACTTATATAGGCCGTTCACCTAAGAAATGAGTAACCTGACGAAGGGTCTATACGACATCAGCCTTCACGAATCAACGTAGTATTTCCCCTCCAGATCACATTGAGCCCCAGCATATCATTAGCACGGTCTAAAACCAATGAATGGTTGTCCTAATTCACAACAACTAGAGGGATGCCGATCTGTCTCATCGCGATCAAGCACCCAAACGTGCCCATGACCAAACTACCAAGCAACACCATGTTGAAGCGTCCGCACGCGTGGGACGatattacttctatcttCATTATGCGGGGTCGCCGCCTAGCTAGGTGCAGGTGTTGGAACGAGCTCAAGCTACGAAGGGGTTGCAAAGATGCGGGGAAGTGATGGAAGAAGGAATGATATACCAGGAGAGGGAGGATGCGGGGAGGAGATATACACAAGAGCAAGAGAGACGCAGTAGACCCTGGTTACTACGGTGTCCAGGAAAGCTCTGACTGCATGGTATTAGGACCATTCGGGCAGGTGGTAAGATTGAACTTCATCACACCTGAACGTAAGTTAGGAAGAGTTCAGTCAGTGTCGTCATCTGCTGAATGCAGTTCATGACTCGTACATGCTTGAAGCTGGTGCGGGGCCCCATGTTTAGCTGCCACGCTAGCTAGTAGCGAGCTGCAGTAGTTGATGCCCCCGCGCATTCTGGAAAGCCGCTAGAAACTGCGGAATTAATGTACAAGGCCATACCTGGCAGATTCACATGTCAGTGCAAACCTACTGTCACTAAATACACTATCCCAGCTAACATGGGATCATCAGGAAGGGAAGAGTAGAACCCAACGTCGTGATCTCTCTTCCGAACTCCACATCAAGTACCCGTAAATGCCTCATATGAGTCTTGTCACCTGCAGGGGCCTTGCGCGATCAGACCAGAAGCGAAGTTCCTTACTGAACCAATAAGACCGAAGTATGCGTGGTCATATATCAAAGCCACATTAAGCGAAAGTTACATGGAATGAGCTTTGGTTGAGCGGCCGCAACCCTTCTGATGTGAAAACGGAAGGTAGAATAATGGTCTTAGAGTCCGGATTGTCCGCGTATATCGCCCGACTATTGAGCTCCCTAGACTTATTACCGAAGCTATCGACAGAGGCCCCAGGGCCTCTGGATATCTGCCAGTCCAATTTCAACCAAGGTGCCATTCCACCTGGACATCTAGGCACGCAGCTTCATCAATACTTAGTTCAGAGTTTAATCGCGCATCGTCCGAACTCATGAAAGTGTCACCAATGATTATCGACCAGGAATGCATCAACCCTGCTTCGACACGGCCAGGCCGAAACAACTGACGGACAACACCAAGTCCTTCACATCCtaggatgagatggaaagtCAGTGTGATCCACCACTACCATCTCCCAAAACCAAATCACAGATGTATAAATCTCGCATGATTTCTCGACCATCTCACTCCACAAGCATCAGCTCAACGCAGTCAGTCAAGATGCAAATTCAactctcccttcttcttccttgccTGCTGGCAACCGCCAGTGCAACATCCTACACCGAGGACTATCGTCCTCAGTATCACTTCACCCCAGCCAAGAACTGGATGAATGACCCAAATGGCCTCATCTATCATAAGGGGAAATATCATATGTACTTTCAGTACAACCCCACAGGCGACGTCTGGGGAAATATCTCCTGGGGCCACGCCGTCAGCGACGATCTGATGCGCTGGAAAGAACTACCTGTCGCCCTCAGTGCCTTCGACTCTCCAGCAGGATCGTTGAATGAACTGTACTACTCCGGAAGTGCTGTCTCTGACGACGCTTTGACTTCAGGTCATGGACACAGAAAGAGACCTCCTCTGGTGGCAGTCTATACATCGCATTATACGTCAGATATGACCCTGCCGAGCAATAAATCTGTCCGCGCCGGCCAGGAATCTCAGTCGATTGCCTTCAGCACAGATAACGGCCTGTCTTGGACTGAGCATCCTGACAACCCAGTCATCCTAGAGCCTCCCAGCCAGTATGCCGACCAATATCTCAACTTCCGCGATCCATTTGTCTTCTGGTACGCGCCAAGCAAGCACTGGGTCATGACCGTCTCACTCCCCAACCTTCACAAACTGCTCATCTACACCTCCAAAAACCTGACAGCCTGGGAACATGTCAGTGAATTTGGCCCCGTCAATGCGGTTGGTGGTCAGTGGGAGTGTCCCAGCTTGTTTCAGCTTCCTGTGGATGGTAAAAGGTCCAAAACAAAGTGGGTGATGGTCATCGGACTCAATCCTGGCGGGCCCGCACATGCCGGCGGATCAGGAACCCAGTATGTGGTTGGCACTTTTGATGGAACAACATTCACAGCAGATGCCAATAATATTTACGATGAGTCTGCTCCAGAAGACAGTGTTGTATTTGAAGATTGGGATGAAACCAGCTTCGCCGAGTCAAGCTGGAAAGCGACCGGTGATTTCGTCCAACAGCAGCCTAGCAACGGCCAGGTACTCACGTTATGGGACAAGGGCGACAAGTCTGTTGGATCTCTCACCTCGAAGAAGTTTACTGTCTCCAAAAATTACATTGCCTTCGAGATCGGCTGTTGCAACAATCCGTACAATCCAGAGACGTACGGTACCTCAGCCGATCAGGAGACTGCCATCAACCTGATTGTGGATGGGCAGGTCGTACGATCGACCACTGGTGTCAACGGAGGCGATGTCATATGGGCGAGCTGGAACGTCGCCAACCTCATTGGCAAGACTTCATACATCGAAATCGTTGATCGCGCCACGGGAGGTTGGGGCCATCTTGACGTAGGCGAAATTGTCTTCACAGACAAACCACTCCCGCCACAAGCTAACTGGGTCGATTACGGTCCTGATTACTACGCAGCTGCTACCTACAATGGACTCTCCGATTACGAGCGCGTGGCCGTGGCTTGGATGAACGATTGGGCCTACGCAGTGGACATTCCCACGTCCCCATGGCGAAGCGCGATGAGCATTCCTCGGGTCTTGACACTTGAAACCATCGACGGGAGGGCACGTCTGATACAGAAGCCACATCCTAACCTGCAAACCTTGGAGAGTCGAAGGATTTTGTACAAGAATCAATGGCGTTCAATGCGCACGGGCAATTTGACTCTCTCAGTGTCTGGAAAGGCCTTGGACATAACCTT
This genomic stretch from Fusarium fujikuroi IMI 58289 draft genome, chromosome FFUJ_chr09 harbors:
- a CDS encoding probable SUC2-invertase (sucrose hydrolyzing enzyme) is translated as MQIQLSLLLPCLLATASATSYTEDYRPQYHFTPAKNWMNDPNGLIYHKGKYHMYFQYNPTGDVWGNISWGHAVSDDLMRWKELPVALSAFDSPAGSLNELYYSGSAVSDDALTSGHGHRKRPPLVAVYTSHYTSDMTLPSNKSVRAGQESQSIAFSTDNGLSWTEHPDNPVILEPPSQYADQYLNFRDPFVFWYAPSKHWVMTVSLPNLHKLLIYTSKNLTAWEHVSEFGPVNAVGGQWECPSLFQLPVDGKRSKTKWVMVIGLNPGGPAHAGGSGTQYVVGTFDGTTFTADANNIYDESAPEDSVVFEDWDETSFAESSWKATGDFVQQQPSNGQVLTLWDKGDKSVGSLTSKKFTVSKNYIAFEIGCCNNPYNPETYGTSADQETAINLIVDGQVVRSTTGVNGGDVIWASWNVANLIGKTSYIEIVDRATGGWGHLDVGEIVFTDKPLPPQANWVDYGPDYYAAATYNGLSDYERVAVAWMNDWAYAVDIPTSPWRSAMSIPRVLTLETIDGRARLIQKPHPNLQTLESRRILYKNQWRSMRTGNLTLSVSGKALDITLTFAAGKESKVLGLNVRTDGKTYGTAIGYDFDTNQMFVNRESSGDSSFSTSFSGVYYAPLPVRDGKVKLRILLDWSSVEVFGGQGEEAITAQIFPPDSSTGVSLFSVGVVKDVKIEVHSVSSAWRGSY
- a CDS encoding related to levanase, with protein sequence MLRFLALVPRTLAFRLFPVLLFILYVSAVPLATTNTRPSYHITPEKKWMNDPQRPFFLGDEWHLYYLYNSNFDSSNPGSGGTEWYHITSTDMIHWTRRGVAIEKYKPNPPSGIVLGDIETGSAVVDTNNTAGFGRNAVVAIVTQMADGLQQQSLFYSTDNGHNFVPYEGNPVMPNPSPTTKPAFRDPKIFWDAKEGHWVMSLAEGDKIGFYTSADLKTWAYISEFRPENAGVDLETLECPDLYQIDLDGDSTKRTWILALGANGYRYNRTTGTAYWIGNWDGNRFTATESFPQWMDDGPDFYAAVSWENPTDRYGSRYAIAWMNNWDYAASLPYYADFAGQDSLVREVELKTINGSPTLVSIPIGGYEEILASPMSVSDKTITTDPASASLPSGMEQGAYMIRATISKNGGDKGNEVRFVIKSDGAFSTTVGYDFVHSQAFLVRDSDGSATDSMAAGSKQVYDTVRTAPDPSGGSTVKLTIYVDWNSVEIFVNDGVAVLSGLIYPNQGASGVQVVSDTGSLTLVSFSYAACGSIY